DNA from Balneolaceae bacterium:
TCGTGGGACGCACCCTCGCTGGCAAGATCTCCAACGAGAAGCTCAAGAAGGGATTCGCCGTTTTCCTGATCGTGATGGGGGCCTACATCATGTACCAGTACGTGTAGCTTCCCACGGTCTGGTAGGGCGACCGGTGCGTGGCTGCTTCCAATTTATTATACTTTACCAGGGAGAGGAATTAACAGGCTTGAGATAGGGCCGTACCGTCGGGTTTGCCCTCCAGACATCGTGGGATGGAAGAAAATAGATCATCGGACGAACCGCGCGGGGAGCCGCACCGCCGGCTGGGCTTCAAGGCCTTCGCCGGGCAGTTTTTGAGCGAACTGGTCAACATTGACCGGGGCGTGCCCGGTACGTTTCTGGCCCTGTTCAGGCGGCCGGAGGAGGTGGTCAGGGACTACTTCGACGGCCACGACCGCTACATGAATCCCTTCCGCTACGTGGTGGTTATTGTCACCATCGTGACGCTTATCCTTTCCGCTGTCGTCGATTTCGAAGAATTCTATCTGCGTATGGTGGAGGCAGGAATAGGCATGGGACACCAGGAGTCCCTGGAGGCTATGCCGGAGGGTATGAGTATCTATTTCGAGGAACTCTTTCGTGTGGGTTGGCTGATGACCAGTAAGTATATGCCGGTCACCTTCATCCTGCTGCTGAGTCCGGCACTTGCGGTCACCTCCTACCTTTTTTTCAAGAACCGGAAATCCTATTTCAGCCAGCATTTCATCATGAACATGTACCTGTCGGCCCAGGCTTCGTCGTTTGGCCTGATCACCATCCCCATCATCATGCAGCTGGAAAACATGATGAACGCGGCTTACGTCACCCTTCCACTCACCCTTGCCTACCTGGTCTGGTTCTATAAGCGCAACTTCGCCCTGCAGGGCTTCGGCCAATACGCCCAGGCGGTGGTCTCCTACATTCTGGGCTACGTGGTCTACCTGGTGTTCTTGATGATCGCCCAAAACCTGGTTACGGCCCTGCTGGTCTTCGTGGTCTAGCGATCGCTGGTCTGCGTGGTCTGGCGTTTCACGGCAAGTGCCCACGCCATGATTCCCGTTGCATTTTTGGCCATTTCGGGTAAATTAGGGGAAAGGGATAAGTCGGGAACGCAGTGAATGACCCGCTCTCTTGATCATGGCAAAATCAACAAACGGGATAGAATTATGGCAGATCTACTGGCAGAATTCAACTGGCTGGCGGCCGTCGTAGGCGGCATCGCCTACTTCGCCATCGGCGCACTCTGGTACGGACCCTTTTTTGGAAAGGCATGGAGGGAGGAGAAGGAGATCGACGAACTTCCCGAGTCCCCCGGCGCCCCCATATTCGTGCAGTCTCTGCTGCTGCAAATTGTCGCAGCGGTTTCGCTGGGTATTTTCGCGGTGGCACTGGCTGTCGACGGGGCTGTGGAGGGTTTCTACCTGGGGCTGGCTGCATCCGCCGGCTTTGTGGCCACCACCGTGGGGGTCAACGGCATCTACAACGAGATGTCCCTGCGTCTCTTTTTCATCGATGCGGGTTACCACGTGGTGGGCTTTGCTGCGGCGGGCCTGATCATCGGGATGTGGTAGGAAACTTTGTGCGCGCTGGCCAAAACCGGAGCGGCTTGCTTCCCGTACAAGAGCCTGTAAACGAGGCACCATCGAGCGCACTATGTCCAACTTCCTGCTGTTCCTGAGCTATTTTGGCGTACTTCAGGGCTTTCTTCTCTCCCTGGCATTTTATGCCAGGGGCAGGGAAGAGGACCATCACCGACCTCTTCCCATCCTCTTCGCCGGCTATGGGCTGGTGATGCTGGAGAACATCCTGTCGAATACCATGCTTGCCGGGCACGGGCGGTTACTAGGAGTCTGTCGGACTAACCGATCTTATCATGTTGCAAGTAGTCGGCAGGTCCGTAATTTTGGATATGGTTTCCATTTTTTGGGGAAAAATTTGGGATTCGGTCGGGGACATATCTTGCCCGGGCCGGCTTATGTGAGCAGGGCATGCATGCGCTTCAGATTATAGGCGCATTGGACCAGTTTCCACTCTCCGGAGGCCCCCTCCAGGCCCCGCAGACTAAACCTCCGGAAGCCCATCACCTCTTTTATGATGCCAAAGACGGTCTCCACCGTGGCCTTTCGTCGTCCGTAAAAGGATTTGCCCTCCTGGGTTGACAGCCGCCACCTCATCTGCTCCAACGGGCTCGGATCCTCCGGGGGCGGGACCAGTTGCCCGGCGTCGCTGGGGGTTTGGACGACCTCCCCATCCAGCAGCAGGTGGCTGCTC
Protein-coding regions in this window:
- a CDS encoding DUF3667 domain-containing protein codes for the protein MEENRSSDEPRGEPHRRLGFKAFAGQFLSELVNIDRGVPGTFLALFRRPEEVVRDYFDGHDRYMNPFRYVVVIVTIVTLILSAVVDFEEFYLRMVEAGIGMGHQESLEAMPEGMSIYFEELFRVGWLMTSKYMPVTFILLLSPALAVTSYLFFKNRKSYFSQHFIMNMYLSAQASSFGLITIPIIMQLENMMNAAYVTLPLTLAYLVWFYKRNFALQGFGQYAQAVVSYILGYVVYLVFLMIAQNLVTALLVFVV
- a CDS encoding DUF1761 domain-containing protein, with translation MADLLAEFNWLAAVVGGIAYFAIGALWYGPFFGKAWREEKEIDELPESPGAPIFVQSLLLQIVAAVSLGIFAVALAVDGAVEGFYLGLAASAGFVATTVGVNGIYNEMSLRLFFIDAGYHVVGFAAAGLIIGMW